One genomic window of Chitinophagaceae bacterium includes the following:
- a CDS encoding (4Fe-4S)-binding protein, translated as MDRKITKKYTNGEVTIVWKPDACRHSARCFTGLPEVFDPGIRPWINPQGSTTEKIIAQVSKCPTGALSFFMNQQEETSTEQ; from the coding sequence ATGGATAGAAAGATCACGAAAAAATACACCAACGGTGAAGTCACAATCGTTTGGAAGCCGGATGCCTGCAGGCATTCTGCAAGGTGTTTTACAGGATTGCCTGAGGTTTTTGATCCGGGAATAAGACCCTGGATCAATCCACAAGGCAGTACCACTGAAAAAATTATAGCACAGGTGAGCAAATGTCCTACAGGCGCGCTTTCCTTTTTCATGAATCAACAAGAGGAGACAAGTACTGAACAGTAA
- a CDS encoding TonB-dependent receptor, whose protein sequence is MKKAFSIVILLSITLRTAQSQVITQTIRGSIAAEHVETPLSDASVVLLNTNPLIGTYTDENGNFKLEKVPVGNHTLKISYVGYKELTLPNIVVNSGKETVLTIKLEENIIEGEEVVVTAEGPREKPLNEMSTVSARTFSVAETQKYAAAVNDPARMALSFAGVVTADDGNNKIVIRGNSPNGILWRMEGIDIPNPNHFSDVASSGGGISILSSQLLANSDFLTGAFASEYGNALSGAFDLKLRRGNNEQKEWTISAGVLGINVAAEGPFSHNYKGSYLVNYRYSTLSILGKIGVLPDDYVTNFQDLSYNIYLPTKKAGYFTLFGFGGLSDETGIAEKDSTKWEYDYQKYSSRFYANTGAAGATHGIILNKKAYLKSALLYSYTGNGYKEEYFTKDYTTITDEDLAYAQKKLTLNSVLNYKFDSRNALRAGVIVSNLHYDLSGKSVNDSTDQLEEMINANGNTYTLQTYAQWQFRLNEAITFNAGFHYLHLLLNNSNSLEPRAAISYKIGERQTLSAAYGLVSQLQPIGTYFSQTVNEDGSISLPNHDLGFTKANHFVVSYDYLFTPDLHLKTELYYQALFDVPVDANELSSFSMLNIGGGDYVTNALVNAGTGKNYGVEFTLEKFLSRNYYALLSTSLYQAKYKGSDGVERDSRFNGHFATSLTAGKDFILSGKFKNRVLGINTKVIYSGGFRTTPIDLQSSIESGSGVYYNNLAYSQKIPDYFRVDMGISYKRNRPKTTSTWSLDIQNTTNRENVYNQYYDPEQERIVISYQTTLIPVLNYKIEF, encoded by the coding sequence ATGAAAAAGGCTTTTAGTATAGTCATTTTATTATCCATTACTTTAAGAACTGCGCAATCGCAGGTTATTACACAAACGATACGCGGTTCTATTGCTGCTGAACATGTTGAAACACCATTGTCAGATGCAAGCGTTGTTTTGTTGAATACCAACCCGCTCATCGGAACTTATACCGATGAAAACGGAAATTTCAAATTGGAAAAGGTACCTGTCGGCAATCATACTCTGAAGATATCTTATGTTGGATATAAAGAGCTGACGCTGCCAAATATCGTAGTGAATTCGGGTAAGGAAACAGTCTTGACTATTAAATTGGAAGAAAATATTATTGAAGGGGAAGAAGTGGTAGTTACTGCAGAGGGACCACGAGAAAAACCTTTGAATGAAATGTCAACAGTAAGCGCCCGCACTTTCTCTGTTGCTGAAACACAGAAGTATGCTGCTGCTGTAAATGATCCTGCGCGCATGGCGCTTTCATTTGCCGGAGTAGTAACTGCGGATGACGGCAACAACAAAATTGTGATCCGCGGTAATTCCCCCAATGGAATTTTATGGCGCATGGAAGGAATTGACATTCCAAATCCCAATCACTTTTCAGATGTTGCAAGCTCAGGCGGCGGAATTTCAATTCTGAGTTCCCAATTGCTGGCCAACTCTGATTTTCTTACCGGTGCTTTCGCTTCAGAATATGGGAATGCATTATCCGGAGCATTCGATTTGAAACTCAGAAGAGGAAACAATGAACAGAAGGAATGGACAATCAGCGCTGGCGTGCTCGGAATTAATGTTGCTGCTGAAGGTCCCTTCTCTCACAATTATAAAGGTTCCTACCTGGTGAATTATCGCTACTCCACTTTGAGCATTCTTGGAAAAATCGGCGTACTGCCGGATGATTATGTAACCAACTTCCAGGACCTTTCTTACAATATTTATTTGCCAACGAAAAAAGCAGGTTACTTCACCTTATTCGGTTTCGGCGGATTAAGCGACGAAACCGGTATCGCGGAAAAGGATTCTACAAAATGGGAATATGACTATCAGAAATACAGCAGTCGTTTTTACGCCAACACCGGTGCAGCAGGTGCAACGCACGGCATCATCCTTAACAAGAAAGCATATCTGAAATCGGCATTGTTATATTCGTATACAGGAAATGGTTACAAGGAAGAATACTTCACAAAAGATTATACCACCATCACAGATGAAGATCTTGCTTACGCGCAGAAAAAACTAACACTGAACTCTGTGTTGAACTATAAATTTGATTCAAGAAATGCACTCCGTGCAGGAGTCATTGTTTCAAATCTTCACTATGATTTATCAGGCAAATCGGTCAATGACAGCACAGATCAGCTTGAGGAAATGATCAACGCCAACGGAAATACTTACACGCTGCAGACTTATGCGCAATGGCAATTCAGATTGAATGAAGCCATAACATTCAATGCAGGTTTTCATTACCTCCACCTCTTGCTGAACAACTCAAATTCACTGGAACCGCGCGCAGCTATCAGTTACAAGATCGGTGAAAGGCAAACCTTAAGTGCAGCGTATGGACTCGTAAGCCAGTTGCAACCGATTGGCACTTACTTCTCGCAAACAGTGAATGAAGATGGAAGCATCAGTTTACCCAATCACGATCTTGGATTCACCAAAGCGAATCACTTCGTAGTTTCTTATGATTATTTGTTCACTCCTGATCTGCACCTGAAAACCGAATTGTATTACCAGGCCTTGTTTGATGTACCGGTTGATGCAAATGAATTGAGTTCATTCAGCATGCTTAATATCGGAGGCGGTGATTATGTTACAAATGCATTGGTTAATGCAGGCACAGGAAAAAATTATGGCGTTGAGTTTACACTGGAAAAATTTCTCAGCCGCAACTACTATGCATTGCTTTCAACGTCTTTGTACCAGGCAAAATACAAAGGATCTGATGGTGTTGAAAGAGACAGTCGGTTCAATGGTCATTTTGCTACTTCGCTCACAGCAGGTAAAGATTTCATCTTATCAGGAAAGTTCAAAAACCGCGTATTGGGAATCAATACGAAAGTGATCTACTCAGGAGGTTTCAGGACAACGCCAATTGATTTGCAATCATCCATTGAAAGCGGATCAGGTGTTTATTATAATAATTTGGCTTACTCCCAAAAGATTCCGGATTATTTTCGTGTAGATATGGGAATCAGCTACAAACGAAACCGTCCGAAAACAACCAGTACCTGGTCACTCGATATTCAGAATACAACCAATCGTGAAAATGTATACAATCAATATTACGATCCGGAGCAGGAACGGATTGTTATTTCCTATCAGACCACTTTAATTCCGGTGCTGAATTATAAGATTGAATTTTGA
- a CDS encoding DUF962 domain-containing protein, with protein MSQIQSLLNEYGASHQNPTNKAVHWICVPAIMVSLFGLLWSIPIPAFFQQLHLGPVALNWAILFMAVAMIYYLRLSIPLAIGMLFVVSFFLLIIYQLSQVTALPLWALSLIIFAVAWVGQFWGHKIEGKKPSFLKDIQFLLIGPVWLLHFIYRKAGIGY; from the coding sequence ATGAGCCAGATTCAATCACTATTGAATGAATACGGAGCAAGTCATCAAAATCCGACCAACAAAGCGGTGCATTGGATTTGTGTTCCGGCTATCATGGTTAGTTTGTTTGGTTTGTTGTGGAGCATTCCAATACCTGCTTTTTTTCAGCAGTTGCACTTGGGTCCGGTTGCACTTAACTGGGCAATACTATTTATGGCTGTTGCAATGATTTATTATTTACGGTTATCCATTCCACTTGCTATCGGAATGCTGTTCGTCGTTTCATTTTTTCTACTGATCATTTATCAATTATCACAAGTTACCGCATTGCCTTTATGGGCACTGTCACTCATCATTTTTGCAGTTGCCTGGGTCGGTCAGTTCTGGGGACATAAGATTGAAGGAAAGAAGCCGTCGTTTCTAAAAGATATTCAGTTCCTTTTAATCGGACCGGTTTGGCTGCTTCATTTTATTTATCGGAAAGCTGGGATTGGATATTAG
- a CDS encoding S9 family peptidase yields MKKSCFPLLLMIVIQGLLTSLPVAAQLKYPDTKKGDQADDYFGTKVSDPYRWLEDDNSAETKEWVTAQNKVTFNYLSQIPYRDQIRTRITEIYNYPRTSAPYRSGEYYFFTKNDGLQPQSVYVYQKGLTGEPSTFIDPNAMNAAGTTSVNFIGFSNDRKYLAYTVAEAGSDWQIIYVMNVATKTKLEDKLEWTKFSGAAWYKDGFFYSRYDAPEKGEELSEANKFQKIYYHKLGEAQTKDELIYSDKEHPLRYLNAQTTEDEKFLIINIAEGTDGSEIWYMDLRNRAEGFKMLFRGFRYNYSVLDNEGENLLVLTNNEAPNYRVISVDPKNAVVENWQTVIPEKQMLLQNVSVTGGKLFAEYLQDATSRIYQFDRGGKLEREAKMPGFGTVAGFTGEKDDKVLFYSFTSFTTPSTIYKYDIATGASEVYKKPEVKFNPDNYETKQVFYPSKDGTKVPMFIVYKKGMKLNGENPTLLYGYGGFNIPLTPNFNPSRMVLLENGGIYVVANLRGGSEYGEKWHEAGMLLKKQTVFDDFIAASEYLIKEKYTSSEKLAIIGRSNGGLLVGACETQRPDLYKVCFPGVGVMDMLRYHTFTVGWGWAVEYGASTDSVNFRNLYHYSPVHNIKSGTSYPATLITTADHDDRVVPAHSFKYAATLQAAQSGPAPTLIRIDTNAGHGGGRPVAKVIEEDTDIYSFMFWNMGIKTVKTQK; encoded by the coding sequence ATGAAAAAAAGTTGTTTTCCCCTATTGCTTATGATCGTCATTCAAGGTCTGCTGACCTCATTGCCTGTAGCTGCGCAGTTGAAATATCCTGACACAAAAAAGGGTGATCAGGCAGATGATTATTTTGGTACAAAAGTGAGTGATCCTTATCGCTGGCTCGAAGATGATAACTCGGCTGAAACCAAAGAATGGGTGACTGCTCAAAATAAAGTGACTTTTAATTACCTGTCGCAGATTCCTTATCGCGACCAGATCCGTACTAGAATTACCGAGATTTATAATTATCCGAGAACGTCGGCGCCGTACCGTTCAGGAGAATATTATTTCTTCACGAAAAATGATGGCCTACAGCCTCAGAGTGTTTATGTATATCAAAAGGGATTGACAGGAGAACCTTCCACTTTCATTGATCCAAATGCAATGAATGCTGCAGGAACAACATCCGTAAATTTTATCGGCTTTTCCAACGACCGTAAATACCTGGCTTACACAGTTGCAGAAGCAGGAAGTGACTGGCAGATTATTTATGTAATGAATGTCGCAACCAAAACCAAACTTGAAGACAAGTTGGAATGGACAAAATTTTCAGGTGCTGCCTGGTACAAAGACGGATTTTTCTACAGTCGTTATGATGCGCCTGAAAAAGGAGAAGAACTTTCAGAAGCCAATAAATTTCAAAAAATTTATTACCATAAACTGGGAGAAGCGCAAACCAAGGATGAACTTATTTATTCAGATAAGGAACATCCGTTGCGGTATCTGAACGCCCAAACAACGGAAGATGAAAAATTCCTGATCATCAATATTGCAGAAGGTACTGATGGTTCAGAAATCTGGTATATGGATTTGCGTAACCGTGCTGAAGGATTTAAAATGTTGTTTCGGGGATTCAGGTATAATTATTCAGTACTGGATAATGAAGGAGAAAACCTGCTGGTGCTCACCAATAATGAAGCACCAAACTACCGTGTTATTTCCGTTGATCCGAAAAACGCTGTGGTAGAAAACTGGCAAACTGTTATTCCTGAAAAACAGATGTTATTGCAAAATGTATCTGTAACTGGCGGAAAATTATTTGCTGAATATCTCCAGGATGCCACTTCGCGCATTTATCAGTTTGACCGAGGCGGGAAACTTGAGCGGGAAGCTAAGATGCCGGGTTTCGGCACAGTGGCAGGATTTACCGGAGAAAAAGACGATAAGGTGCTGTTCTATTCTTTCACATCCTTCACTACACCTTCCACGATATATAAATATGATATCGCTACAGGCGCATCTGAAGTTTACAAGAAGCCGGAAGTAAAATTCAATCCGGATAATTATGAAACGAAACAGGTTTTTTATCCCTCAAAGGATGGCACTAAGGTTCCAATGTTTATTGTGTATAAAAAAGGAATGAAGCTCAATGGTGAAAATCCAACACTGCTGTACGGATATGGAGGTTTTAATATTCCGCTTACGCCAAATTTCAATCCGTCCCGCATGGTATTATTGGAGAATGGCGGCATCTACGTCGTGGCCAACCTGCGCGGTGGCAGCGAGTATGGTGAAAAATGGCATGAAGCCGGAATGCTGTTAAAAAAGCAAACTGTGTTTGATGATTTTATTGCTGCATCAGAATATTTGATCAAAGAAAAATATACCTCGAGTGAAAAACTGGCGATTATCGGTCGCTCCAACGGCGGATTATTAGTGGGCGCCTGCGAAACGCAACGACCTGATCTTTATAAAGTGTGTTTTCCCGGCGTGGGAGTGATGGACATGTTGCGTTACCATACATTTACTGTTGGATGGGGTTGGGCTGTTGAATATGGTGCCAGCACTGATTCTGTCAACTTCAGAAATTTATATCACTATTCTCCCGTACATAATATCAAATCGGGAACAAGCTATCCGGCAACGTTAATAACTACTGCAGATCATGATGATAGAGTGGTGCCAGCGCATTCATTTAAATATGCGGCCACTTTACAAGCAGCGCAATCCGGTCCGGCGCCAACCCTTATCAGAATTGACACGAATGCAGGTCATGGTGGCGGAAGACCTGTTGCCAAAGTGATTGAGGAGGATACGGATATTTATTCTTTCATGTTTTGGAACATGGGCATAAAGACTGTGAAGACTCAGAAGTAA
- a CDS encoding class I SAM-dependent RNA methyltransferase, whose amino-acid sequence MENLHPLFSEQRTILISTSPHITTYVTQELEELGFPVIHEGFTTVETKGKFEDAILLNLHLRTANHVYFLIENFAAATMEELYQKMVAIEWEKILPVEGYFSVHNVTDHVEAANTMFLNLRVKDAIADRFMKVLEKRPDSGSEKERAVIFIFWKDNEAYLYIDTTGEPLTKHGYRKISMKAPLTESLAAAMIMATKWNIQAPFINPMCGSGTLAIEAALMACKKPPGLIRTNYGFMHVKGYDPATYETLHKAATEKVLPAIDCKIIATDNSREALDAARSNAAMAGVEHLIQFIKSDFENTPLPEEFGVVIFNPPYGERLGSSVQLELTYKSMGDFLKQKCRGYWGYIFTANPDLAKKIGLKAKRKIDFYNGQLKCKLLEFELYEGTKKQKTTIELTISPD is encoded by the coding sequence ATGGAAAACCTTCACCCACTTTTTTCCGAACAACGAACCATCCTGATTTCAACCTCACCGCACATTACTACGTATGTGACTCAGGAATTGGAGGAACTTGGTTTTCCGGTTATCCATGAAGGATTCACCACAGTTGAAACAAAAGGCAAGTTTGAAGATGCCATTCTTCTTAACCTTCACTTGCGTACAGCCAACCACGTTTATTTCCTGATAGAAAATTTTGCGGCGGCTACTATGGAAGAATTGTATCAGAAAATGGTAGCTATTGAATGGGAAAAAATCCTTCCTGTTGAGGGTTATTTCAGTGTCCACAATGTAACTGATCATGTAGAAGCAGCCAATACCATGTTCCTTAATCTCCGGGTAAAAGATGCCATCGCTGACCGTTTTATGAAAGTGCTTGAAAAACGTCCTGATTCCGGATCGGAGAAAGAACGTGCCGTGATCTTTATTTTCTGGAAAGACAATGAAGCGTATCTGTACATTGACACCACCGGTGAGCCACTTACAAAACACGGCTATCGCAAAATCTCGATGAAAGCTCCTTTGACGGAATCGCTAGCCGCCGCCATGATTATGGCTACGAAATGGAACATACAAGCTCCTTTTATCAATCCAATGTGCGGAAGTGGGACTTTAGCTATTGAAGCCGCGTTGATGGCTTGTAAAAAACCACCCGGACTTATTCGAACCAATTATGGTTTCATGCATGTGAAAGGATATGATCCTGCAACTTATGAGACACTGCACAAAGCAGCCACTGAAAAAGTATTGCCTGCTATTGATTGCAAAATTATTGCTACAGATAATAGCCGGGAAGCTTTAGACGCAGCAAGAAGCAATGCAGCAATGGCCGGTGTTGAACACCTGATCCAATTCATAAAAAGTGATTTTGAAAACACACCACTGCCTGAAGAATTTGGTGTCGTAATATTTAATCCACCTTACGGAGAAAGACTCGGTTCATCAGTACAACTCGAACTTACTTATAAATCAATGGGAGATTTTCTAAAACAAAAATGCAGAGGTTATTGGGGTTATATCTTCACAGCGAACCCTGACCTCGCCAAAAAAATCGGACTCAAAGCAAAACGTAAAATTGATTTTTACAACGGGCAACTGAAATGCAAGCTGCTTGAATTTGAATTGTACGAAGGAACGAAAAAGCAAAAAACAACTATAGAACTCACCATATCTCCTGACTGA
- a CDS encoding T9SS type A sorting domain-containing protein, with the protein MNKTVTLLLCFFVLSSFSNSLHAQVYWKDVASIFYNNCSACHRPGEIGPFSIMSYKDASNPDHIYSIQSFVNSELMPPWKADPSYRHFLDERVLTTNEKELISEWVDNGAPAGDTALAPLPPVFVPGSQIGIPDKVLTMSEPYYIAGDDSDHYMCFVLPTNFLNSQNISAIEFRPGNAAVVHHSFIYLCDDSSAFFADQETPEYGYSSFGGLGDGVSADFLSLYGPGMTARYFPPGSGIQFPANSFVVVQIHYAPLISPDTDQSSINLFYSQQPDVRYVFAKKVGEGYITNPPFKILANERDTFYMEYPIIKDYSLFAIAPHQHLIGESFMIWAVTPQSDTIPMVNIPQWDFHWQLLYSYPFMIKLPIGSKVYARSCYDNTIYNPNNPHNPPEDIHYGESSTDEMCKFLLNMLEYQAGDENLILDSNYVSTNIVPIEGVVSGPQLYPFSPNPATSATYISYYLPKKETVDFIVNDMSGHFLYKISGTNNVGFNQLSLDVSGFINGNYFITMKTNTREVSKQLVIQR; encoded by the coding sequence ATGAATAAAACGGTTACGCTGCTGCTGTGTTTTTTTGTACTCTCCTCTTTCAGCAATTCCCTCCATGCTCAGGTTTACTGGAAAGATGTTGCCTCTATCTTTTACAATAATTGTTCTGCCTGTCACCGTCCCGGCGAAATCGGTCCTTTTTCTATTATGTCGTATAAAGATGCTTCGAACCCCGACCATATTTACTCCATTCAATCTTTTGTTAACAGCGAATTAATGCCTCCCTGGAAAGCGGATCCTTCCTACCGGCATTTTCTGGATGAACGTGTTTTAACAACCAATGAAAAGGAATTAATCAGTGAATGGGTTGATAATGGCGCACCGGCAGGTGATACCGCATTAGCTCCGCTTCCACCTGTTTTTGTGCCTGGTTCGCAAATCGGTATTCCTGATAAGGTATTAACAATGTCGGAACCCTACTATATTGCCGGCGATGATTCAGATCATTACATGTGCTTTGTACTTCCTACCAATTTTCTGAACAGTCAAAATATTTCTGCCATAGAATTTCGCCCGGGCAATGCTGCGGTAGTCCACCATTCTTTTATCTACCTGTGCGACGACAGTTCCGCTTTTTTTGCGGATCAGGAAACTCCGGAATATGGATACTCTTCTTTTGGAGGTTTGGGTGATGGCGTAAGTGCCGATTTTCTTTCGCTTTACGGTCCGGGAATGACGGCACGTTATTTTCCGCCCGGATCAGGCATTCAATTTCCTGCCAACAGTTTTGTGGTGGTGCAAATACATTATGCTCCGCTGATCAGTCCCGATACTGATCAGTCATCCATCAATCTCTTCTATTCGCAACAGCCAGATGTCCGCTATGTATTTGCCAAGAAAGTCGGAGAAGGCTATATCACGAATCCTCCGTTTAAAATACTTGCCAATGAACGTGATACCTTTTATATGGAATATCCAATCATTAAAGATTATTCACTGTTTGCGATTGCTCCGCATCAGCACCTGATTGGTGAATCTTTCATGATATGGGCAGTAACACCACAGAGCGATACGATACCAATGGTTAATATTCCCCAGTGGGATTTTCACTGGCAACTGCTTTACAGCTATCCGTTTATGATTAAACTTCCAATAGGCTCAAAAGTATATGCCCGTTCCTGTTACGATAACACTATTTATAATCCGAATAACCCGCACAACCCTCCGGAAGATATCCATTATGGCGAATCATCAACAGATGAAATGTGTAAGTTTTTATTAAACATGCTTGAATATCAGGCCGGTGATGAGAATCTCATTCTTGATAGTAATTATGTTTCAACCAACATTGTACCAATAGAAGGTGTTGTATCGGGCCCTCAATTATATCCATTTTCTCCCAACCCTGCTACGTCAGCAACATACATCTCTTATTACCTTCCAAAAAAAGAAACAGTTGATTTTATTGTAAATGATATGAGCGGACATTTTCTGTACAAAATCAGCGGAACAAATAATGTTGGATTCAACCAACTGTCACTGGATGTATCAGGTTTCATAAATGGTAATTATTTTATTACCATGAAAACAAATACAAGAGAAGTTTCAAAACAATTGGTTATACAACGATGA